One Salvelinus fontinalis isolate EN_2023a chromosome 27, ASM2944872v1, whole genome shotgun sequence genomic region harbors:
- the aida gene encoding axin interactor, dorsalization-associated protein gives MSDVNKTIQKWHASFRKGTDFDSWGQLVEAIDEYQILARQLQKEVQSTNPSDFTEDQKKTLGKFATCLEMRSSALQCTQSQEEFKLEDLKKLEIIIKSILTYNKDFPFDVQPVPLRRILAPGEEENLEVEEEEDAATGAGSPESFPNRVPGTLLPRLPSEPKMSLLTIKIDKIGLKDAGQCIDPYMTVSVKDLSGIDLNPVQDTPVATRKEDTYIHFSVDIEIQRHIERLPKGAAIFFEFKHYKPKKGFTSTKCFAFMEMDEIKPGPIVIELYKKPTDFKRKKLQLLTKKPLYLHLHQTLHKD, from the exons ATGTCTGATGTCAACAAGACTATCCAGAAATGGCACGCGAGTTTCAGAAAAGGCACGGACTTTGATTCGTGGGGACAATTAGTAGAGGCCATAGATGAGTACCAAAT ACTCGCAAGGCAGCTGCAGAAAGAAGTACAGTCAACAAACCCGTCTGACTTCACAGAGGACCAGAAG aaaacaTTAGGGAAGTTTGCAACATGCCTGGAGATGAGGAGCTCTGCCTTGCAG TGCACACAATCTCAGGAGGAGTTCAAGTTGGAAGATCTGAAGAAACTGGAAATTA TTATCAAGAGTATTTTGACGTATAACAAAGATTTTCCTTTTGATGTGCAGCCAGTGCCCTTGAG GAGAATCCTTGCCCCAGGGGAGGAGGAGAACTTGgaggtggaagaagaggaggatgctGCTACAGGAGCAGGCTCCCCAGAGTCCTTTCCCAACAGAGTACCAG GTACATTGTTGCCACGGTTACCCTCAGAGCCCAAGATGTCGCTGCTCACAATAAAGATTGACAAGATTGGGCTGAAAGATGCTGGGCAATGCATTGATCCCTACATGACAGTTAGTGTGAAAG ATTTGAGTGGCATTGATTTGAACCCAGTGCAAGACACACCTGTGGCAACCCGAAAGGAGGACACATACATTCACTTCAGCGTAGACATTGAGATCCAGAGACATATCGAGAGACTACCAAAAG GGGCAGCTATTTTCTTTGAGTTCAAGCACTATAAACCCAAGAAGGGGTTTACCAGCACAAAATGTTTTGCCTTCATGGAAATGGATGAGATCAAACCTGGTCCCATTGTGATCGAGTT GTACAAGAAGCCTACTGACTTCAAGAGGAAGAAGCTCCAGCTCCTGACCAAG